TTCCTCCTGCTCCCACCAATCCCAAAATCGATGATTCTCTTACACTGTATGATAATAAAAACAGGTACTGATTTCCCATATGTGATAATGCTTCTGGAATTGTCACAAATTTGGCAATCTGCATTCTTGTTGCGCCCATAACATGCATCACATCATATGCCGATGCATTTTGTGACTCGTAGATTTCATACAAGTATTTCCCGCTTAATCCCATAATGTATAGAGATATTGCAAATATTCCAGCAGTTGGACCCAATCCTACAACTACCACAAGCAAAATTGCCCATAACAAAGGAGGTATTGACCACAATATTCCAAGCAGACCTCTAAAAATTATACTTACATATGATGGAGAGATGTTTCTTGCTGCAAGTAATGCTGCTGGAATTGACAATACAAATCCAATACTGGACCCAATCAATGCCATTTCCAATGTCTCAATTAAAGAAAACAATACCTTGTCCAATACGCTAAAATCAA
The DNA window shown above is from Nitrosarchaeum sp. and carries:
- a CDS encoding PhnE/PtxC family ABC transporter permease, translated to MSPNRFQYTWIAILLIIIGSSIHLGFNPLSIISDVDNSAVIVGELLEFDFSVLDKVLFSLIETLEMALIGSSIGFVLSIPAALLAARNISPSYVSIIFRGLLGILWSIPPLLWAILLVVVVGLGPTAGIFAISLYIMGLSGKYLYEIYESQNASAYDVMHVMGATRMQIAKFVTIPEALSHMGNQYLFLLSYSVRESSILGLVGAGGIGFYIMHHLESLNYGKAAPFILAILVVTLGMDYASTKLRKRLVHN